From Nitrospirota bacterium, the proteins below share one genomic window:
- the ccsB gene encoding c-type cytochrome biogenesis protein CcsB, whose protein sequence is MVRSLFLFDMTFWLYLSALVLYVAYMFVRRPAMQLAPAGHPTSNVEEGDGAWATQLGQVATLVTIFGWIVNTLALGTRAFERMQHSGTFAPWSNQFEAMAYVSWAIILGYVLLEFRYRIKAIGAFVVGIGFIAMGAASLLPYRYQTAEPLVPALNSYWIYIHVSVTLTSYAAFAMAGGLGVMYLLKERAERQGSRSRVFASFPDLETIDELGYKAIMIGFPLLAFGIILGAMWANYAWGGYWSWDPKETWSLIVWLIYGAYIHARMTRGWEGRRAAIYAIFGFLMVIFCFWGVNFLLSGLHAYA, encoded by the coding sequence ATGGTTCGCTCACTCTTCTTATTCGACATGACCTTCTGGCTCTACCTCTCGGCGCTCGTGTTGTACGTCGCCTACATGTTCGTGCGGCGCCCGGCCATGCAACTGGCGCCGGCCGGCCATCCGACTTCGAACGTCGAAGAAGGCGACGGAGCCTGGGCGACCCAACTGGGACAGGTGGCCACGCTGGTGACGATCTTCGGCTGGATCGTCAACACCCTCGCGTTGGGCACGCGGGCGTTCGAACGGATGCAGCACTCGGGGACCTTCGCGCCCTGGTCGAACCAGTTCGAAGCCATGGCGTACGTCTCGTGGGCCATCATCCTCGGCTATGTGCTGCTGGAGTTCCGGTATCGGATCAAGGCGATCGGCGCTTTCGTGGTCGGCATCGGGTTCATCGCGATGGGCGCAGCCTCGTTGCTTCCGTACCGTTATCAAACGGCGGAACCGCTCGTGCCGGCCTTGAACAGCTATTGGATTTACATTCATGTCTCCGTGACCTTGACCAGCTACGCGGCCTTCGCGATGGCGGGCGGGCTGGGCGTCATGTACCTGCTGAAGGAGCGGGCCGAGCGGCAAGGCAGCCGGTCGCGGGTCTTCGCCAGCTTTCCCGATCTTGAGACCATCGACGAGCTGGGCTATAAGGCGATCATGATCGGGTTCCCGCTCTTGGCGTTCGGGATCATCCTGGGCGCGATGTGGGCCAACTATGCCTGGGGCGGCTACTGGAGCTGGGATCCCAAAGAGACCTGGTCGCTCATTGTCTGGCTGATCTACGGCGCGTACATCCATGCCCGGATGACGAGAGGATGGGAAGGCCGACGGGCCGCCATCTATGCCATCTTCGGGTTTCTCATGGTGATCTTCTGTTTCTGGGGCGTGAATTTTCTCCTATCCGGGCTCCACGCGTACGCATAA
- a CDS encoding cytochrome c biogenesis protein ResB, translated as MNGKPEIIAEREVARPSTPGLGWEEFSRELVEFFASIKLAMFLFIALAMTATIGTVIQQGERPDVYIQEYGEDAYRWFLRLGFTDVYHTWWFTSLLGLLCVNSLTCFYKRFPAVWRSMRQDKVSVSLAFIQNMKHKAEIPVAASREHVAERMAQMLIEKGYRVLAKNEPGEVTLYATKGVIGRVGAHMAHLSATVIVLGGLIGSYYGFQEFGVCLEGQTYHIPRGNFDLKVDKFWIDYYENGAIKSYNSTLTVIDQGAPVTTKTITVNDPLVYKGIWFYQSSYGDAWDRIEVARINVKDKKTDRVLKTVDLEWQKETVVDGLDLNLTLTDFVADFAFNSTEKKVFSKTVEHANPAVRLAIRERKTLEAAPWIFYHYPDLFEIQGSKYAFELVGYQPKKFTGLQIAKNPGVNIVWVGSTMIVVGITLSSFIYHRRLWAKVVPGPNGATVHLGGTTHKSQIDFQKEFAKLTERIQTIKT; from the coding sequence ATGAACGGGAAACCCGAAATCATCGCTGAGCGGGAGGTTGCCCGCCCGTCCACACCGGGATTGGGGTGGGAAGAGTTTTCCCGGGAACTGGTCGAGTTTTTTGCTTCGATCAAACTGGCCATGTTCCTGTTTATCGCCCTGGCCATGACCGCCACAATCGGGACGGTCATCCAGCAGGGTGAGCGGCCGGACGTCTATATTCAGGAATACGGGGAGGACGCCTACCGCTGGTTTCTGCGCCTGGGCTTCACCGACGTCTATCACACCTGGTGGTTCACGAGTCTGCTCGGACTGCTCTGCGTCAACTCGCTCACCTGCTTCTATAAGCGATTCCCGGCCGTCTGGCGCTCCATGCGTCAGGATAAGGTGAGCGTCTCCCTGGCGTTCATTCAGAACATGAAGCACAAGGCCGAGATTCCGGTTGCGGCGTCCCGGGAACACGTGGCGGAACGGATGGCGCAGATGCTGATCGAAAAGGGCTATCGGGTCCTGGCGAAGAACGAGCCGGGCGAAGTGACCCTCTATGCCACGAAGGGCGTGATCGGCCGGGTCGGCGCCCATATGGCGCATCTGAGCGCGACCGTGATCGTGCTCGGCGGACTCATCGGCAGCTACTACGGGTTTCAGGAATTCGGCGTGTGCCTGGAAGGCCAGACGTACCATATCCCGCGCGGGAATTTCGACCTGAAGGTGGACAAATTCTGGATCGACTATTACGAGAACGGCGCGATCAAATCCTATAACAGCACGCTCACCGTCATCGACCAGGGCGCGCCGGTGACCACGAAGACGATCACGGTGAACGATCCGCTCGTCTACAAGGGCATCTGGTTTTATCAGTCGAGCTACGGAGACGCGTGGGATCGGATCGAAGTCGCGCGCATCAACGTGAAGGACAAGAAAACCGACAGGGTCTTGAAAACGGTCGATCTGGAATGGCAAAAAGAAACCGTCGTCGACGGGTTGGATCTGAATCTCACGCTCACCGATTTCGTCGCCGACTTCGCCTTCAATTCCACCGAGAAGAAGGTGTTCTCCAAGACGGTCGAACATGCGAATCCGGCGGTCCGTCTCGCCATCAGGGAGCGCAAGACGCTGGAAGCGGCGCCCTGGATTTTTTATCATTATCCCGATCTGTTCGAGATTCAGGGGTCGAAGTATGCCTTCGAGCTGGTCGGCTATCAGCCGAAGAAGTTTACCGGCCTGCAGATCGCGAAGAATCCCGGCGTGAACATCGTCTGGGTGGGCTCCACGATGATCGTCGTCGGCATCACGCTGTCCTCGTTTATCTACCATCGCCGGCTGTGGGCCAAGGTCGTTCCGGGGCCGAACGGCGCGACGGTGCATCTCGGCGGGACGACGCACAAGAGTCAGATCGATTTCCAGAAGGAATTCGCCAAACTGACGGAACGGATTCAGACGATAAAGACGTAG
- the metK gene encoding methionine adenosyltransferase, which produces MRNNYLFTSESVTEGHPDKIADQISDGILDAIIAKDKHCRVACETILTTGIAFVAGEISTTAYVEIPDIIRQVIKDVGYTDASWGFDYHTCSVLTSIHNQSPDIAQGVDSGGAGDQGLMFGYASNETEELMPMPIVLAHRLTRRLAEVRKKKILPWVRPDGKSQVTIEYRNWKPVRVDTVVVSSQHSPDVTSKQIERDIIEHVVKPVMPKGLYDPASVKHYINPTGRFVVGGPMGDTGLTGRKIIVDTYGGVGSHGGGAFSGKDPTKVDRSASYMARYIAKNVVAAGLADKCEVQLAYAIGVADPVSILIDTKNTEKVAVETLDKLVRKHFPMTPRGIIDHLKLRRPIFRKTAAYGHFGRNEPEFTWEKTDKAKILRREAGL; this is translated from the coding sequence ATGAGAAATAATTATCTGTTCACCTCGGAATCCGTCACCGAGGGCCATCCGGACAAGATCGCCGATCAGATTTCCGACGGCATCCTCGACGCCATCATTGCGAAGGATAAGCACTGCCGGGTCGCCTGCGAGACCATCCTGACGACCGGCATCGCCTTCGTCGCCGGCGAAATCTCCACGACCGCGTACGTCGAGATTCCGGACATCATCCGCCAGGTGATCAAGGATGTCGGCTACACCGATGCTTCCTGGGGATTCGATTACCACACCTGCTCCGTTCTGACATCCATCCACAATCAATCGCCGGACATCGCGCAGGGGGTCGATTCGGGCGGCGCGGGCGACCAGGGACTCATGTTCGGCTATGCTTCCAACGAAACCGAAGAATTGATGCCGATGCCGATCGTGCTCGCGCACCGGCTCACCAGGCGGCTGGCCGAGGTGCGGAAGAAAAAAATCCTGCCCTGGGTGCGGCCGGACGGGAAATCGCAGGTGACCATTGAATATAGAAACTGGAAGCCGGTGCGGGTCGATACCGTCGTTGTGTCCTCCCAGCATAGCCCCGATGTCACCAGCAAACAGATCGAGCGCGACATCATCGAACACGTCGTCAAGCCCGTGATGCCCAAGGGGCTCTACGATCCCGCCAGCGTCAAACACTACATCAACCCGACCGGCCGATTCGTCGTCGGCGGTCCGATGGGCGACACCGGCCTGACGGGGCGGAAGATCATCGTCGACACCTACGGCGGCGTCGGCAGCCACGGCGGCGGGGCATTCTCCGGCAAAGACCCCACGAAAGTGGACCGCTCGGCCTCCTATATGGCCCGCTATATCGCGAAGAACGTCGTGGCCGCGGGCTTGGCGGACAAGTGCGAAGTCCAGTTGGCCTACGCGATCGGGGTGGCGGATCCCGTCTCGATCCTGATCGACACGAAGAACACGGAAAAAGTGGCGGTGGAGACGCTCGACAAGCTCGTCCGCAAGCATTTCCCCATGACCCCGCGCGGCATCATCGACCACCTGAAGCTTCGGCGCCCCATCTTCAGGAAGACGGCGGCGTACGGCCACTTCGGCCGGAACGAGCCGGAGTTCACCTGGGAAAAAACGGACAAGGCCAAGATTCTGAGGAGAGAAGCCGGGCTCTGA
- the ahcY gene encoding adenosylhomocysteinase: MDYDVKDIRLADQGRLKIEWAEATMPVLRLIRKRFKREQPLKGMRVTACLHVTTETANLMKTLQAGGAEIRLCASNPLSTQDDVAASLVQHDGIAVFAIKGEDNQTYYRHIESAIAHRPQLTMDDGADVVSTLHAKRKDLLKHVIGGTEETTTGVIRLRSMADRKVLRFPVISVNDADTKHMFDNRYGTGQSTMDGIVRATNRLICGSTVVVAGYGWCGRGVAMRAKGMGADVIVTEIDPLKGLEAVMDGFRVMPMEQAAPVGDFFITVTGNLKVIRGEHFAVMKDGAIVCNSGHFNVELDIPALEKLSRKRRLVRPGVEEFTLKNGRRVSLLGEGRLVNLATAEGHPSSVMDMSFANQALSAEYLVKHRQKLEKKVYPVPAEIDKEIARLKLAGMGVEIDRLTKEQRKYLASWEMGT, translated from the coding sequence GTGGATTACGACGTGAAAGACATCAGGTTGGCCGACCAGGGCCGGCTGAAAATCGAATGGGCGGAAGCCACCATGCCGGTGCTGCGCCTGATCAGAAAACGCTTCAAGCGGGAGCAGCCGCTCAAGGGGATGCGGGTCACCGCCTGTCTCCATGTGACCACGGAGACCGCAAACCTCATGAAGACGCTGCAGGCCGGCGGCGCGGAGATCCGGCTCTGCGCGTCGAATCCGCTCAGCACCCAGGACGACGTGGCGGCGTCCCTCGTCCAGCACGACGGCATCGCCGTCTTCGCGATCAAGGGCGAGGACAATCAGACCTACTACCGCCACATCGAGTCGGCGATCGCGCACCGTCCCCAACTCACGATGGACGACGGCGCCGATGTCGTCTCGACTCTCCACGCCAAGCGCAAGGACCTGCTCAAACACGTCATCGGCGGCACGGAAGAGACGACCACGGGGGTGATCCGGCTGCGCAGCATGGCGGATCGGAAGGTCCTCCGCTTCCCCGTCATCTCCGTCAACGACGCGGACACCAAGCACATGTTCGACAACCGCTACGGCACGGGGCAAAGCACGATGGACGGGATCGTGCGCGCGACGAACCGGCTGATCTGCGGCTCCACGGTCGTGGTGGCCGGCTACGGGTGGTGCGGCCGCGGCGTCGCGATGCGTGCGAAGGGCATGGGCGCGGATGTGATCGTGACGGAAATCGATCCATTGAAAGGATTGGAGGCGGTCATGGACGGCTTCCGGGTCATGCCGATGGAACAGGCCGCCCCCGTGGGCGACTTCTTCATCACCGTCACCGGCAACCTGAAGGTGATTCGCGGGGAGCATTTCGCCGTCATGAAGGACGGTGCCATCGTCTGCAACTCGGGCCATTTCAACGTGGAGCTGGACATTCCGGCCCTGGAAAAGCTCAGCCGCAAGCGACGCCTGGTCCGGCCCGGCGTGGAGGAGTTCACGCTGAAGAACGGCCGGCGGGTCAGTCTGCTGGGCGAAGGGCGGCTGGTGAATCTGGCGACCGCCGAGGGCCATCCGTCCAGCGTGATGGACATGAGCTTCGCGAATCAGGCCTTGAGCGCGGAGTATCTGGTGAAGCATCGCCAGAAGCTGGAGAAGAAGGTGTACCCGGTGCCGGCGGAGATCGACAAGGAGATCGCGAGGCTGAAGCTGGCGGGGATGGGGGTGGAGATTGATCGGCTGACGAAGGAGCAGAGGAAGTATTTGGCGTCGTGGGAGATGGGGACGTAA
- a CDS encoding BrnT family toxin — MFEWDPLKAAANLAKHGVSFEEATTAFQDARALDGPDIEHSTSEARRLHLGLSMSGRLLVVAYTVRRYDDEQEAIRIISARRASRKERRRYQTAQD, encoded by the coding sequence GTGTTCGAATGGGACCCGCTGAAGGCTGCCGCCAATCTTGCCAAGCACGGCGTCTCATTTGAAGAAGCCACGACGGCGTTTCAAGATGCCAGAGCTCTTGATGGTCCCGACATCGAACATTCCACTTCAGAGGCGCGCAGGCTTCATCTTGGCCTGTCCATGTCAGGCAGGCTCCTGGTGGTTGCCTATACCGTGAGGAGATACGACGATGAACAAGAGGCGATTCGGATCATCAGCGCGAGGCGCGCGAGTCGGAAAGAGAGACGCCGTTATCAAACGGCGCAGGATTGA
- a CDS encoding BrnA antitoxin family protein: MSDAQLRAMRRVGRPRLGEVARQLIAIRIDPQVLEDLRKEAKRRDIGYQTLINNILAEHAKKKTA, translated from the coding sequence ATGTCCGATGCCCAATTGCGTGCCATGCGGCGAGTGGGCCGCCCGAGGCTTGGCGAGGTGGCACGGCAACTGATCGCGATCCGCATTGATCCCCAAGTGTTGGAAGATCTTCGGAAGGAAGCCAAGCGGCGGGATATCGGCTATCAAACGCTGATCAACAACATCCTGGCGGAGCACGCCAAAAAGAAAACGGCGTAG
- a CDS encoding VOC family protein has protein sequence MKPRITIITLGVDDLERSLKFYRDGLGFPTEGIVGTEFEHGAVAFFDLQPGLMLAIWPRKDIAHDANLPLTPRSPTEFTIGHNVGSQEEVDAVMAQAERAGAKLVKPAGRTFWGGYAGYFQDPDGHVWEIAWNPRMPIAD, from the coding sequence ATGAAGCCGCGAATTACGATCATCACCTTGGGCGTAGATGATTTGGAGCGATCGCTCAAGTTTTATCGCGATGGGTTGGGATTTCCGACGGAGGGGATCGTTGGGACGGAGTTTGAGCATGGCGCGGTGGCGTTTTTCGATTTGCAGCCGGGATTGATGCTGGCCATTTGGCCTCGCAAGGATATCGCCCATGACGCGAACCTCCCCCTGACGCCTCGCAGCCCGACCGAGTTTACGATCGGCCACAATGTCGGCAGCCAGGAAGAAGTGGATGCAGTCATGGCGCAGGCGGAACGAGCGGGCGCCAAGCTCGTCAAACCTGCCGGCAGAACATTCTGGGGAGGCTACGCCGGATATTTCCAGGACCCCGACGGGCATGTGTGGGAGATCGCCTGGAATCCACGCATGCCAATAGCGGATTAG
- a CDS encoding GYD domain-containing protein, giving the protein MPAFVTLINWTDQGIRTVKDSPKRLDAAKKELQKLGGEVKSFYMTQGAFDAVLIFEVPNDEAAAKFLLKTGSAGNVRTTTLKAYPEADYRKIMESLA; this is encoded by the coding sequence ATGCCGGCCTTCGTGACACTCATCAACTGGACGGATCAGGGGATTCGAACGGTGAAGGATTCGCCCAAGCGCCTCGACGCGGCGAAAAAAGAGCTGCAGAAGTTGGGAGGCGAGGTGAAGAGCTTTTACATGACCCAGGGAGCTTTCGATGCGGTACTGATCTTCGAGGTGCCCAACGATGAAGCGGCGGCCAAGTTCCTGCTCAAGACCGGCTCGGCCGGCAATGTCCGGACGACCACGCTCAAGGCCTATCCCGAGGCGGACTATCGGAAGATCATGGAATCACTGGCTTAA
- a CDS encoding methylated-DNA--[protein]-cysteine S-methyltransferase: protein MDGIFHRLSGTGQAHRLPFDLHATAFQRRVWKALQRIPYGQTRSYREIARAIGQPAAARAVGKACAANPVAVAIPCHRVIREDGRLGGYRWGLQRKKRLLALEQESAGPVRRNSS, encoded by the coding sequence GTGGATGGAATCTTCCACCGTCTCAGTGGAACAGGCCAAGCTCATCGGCTCCCGTTCGACCTCCACGCGACCGCATTTCAACGGCGGGTGTGGAAAGCCCTCCAACGGATCCCATACGGACAGACTCGTTCCTATCGTGAAATCGCGCGAGCGATCGGGCAGCCGGCTGCAGCCCGGGCTGTCGGCAAGGCTTGTGCGGCCAATCCCGTCGCGGTCGCCATTCCTTGCCATCGGGTTATTCGGGAAGATGGACGGCTCGGCGGCTATCGGTGGGGCCTTCAGCGAAAGAAACGGCTCCTCGCCCTCGAACAGGAATCGGCAGGCCCGGTGCGCAGGAATTCTTCGTGA
- a CDS encoding substrate-binding domain-containing protein, with protein MEIQWDKDQDAVRMVKSGEAHVAVTGQQDPDLAAIPIAWDGIAVVVYVGNPVKELTIQQVAAIFSGKVTQWAELNGQGSAIQLIDRPQNQHIRHSFEEALGIVGQIPKSAKVIRSDQTAMSTVAGNLSAVTYTSLRVALDAMKYGVDVHVLLIDQVEAGAQPVKDGRYQLRRPVLLLSRKEPNPVAEAFAGFALSQEGQDIISEMYTPFNPSDAQQPQQGPKP; from the coding sequence GTGGAGATCCAGTGGGACAAGGATCAGGACGCGGTTCGCATGGTGAAGTCGGGGGAAGCGCATGTCGCCGTGACAGGGCAACAGGATCCGGACTTGGCCGCGATCCCTATCGCCTGGGACGGAATCGCGGTGGTCGTCTACGTTGGAAACCCGGTCAAAGAACTGACCATCCAACAGGTGGCCGCCATCTTCTCGGGCAAGGTGACACAGTGGGCGGAGCTGAACGGACAGGGCAGCGCCATCCAACTGATCGACCGTCCGCAGAACCAGCATATCCGCCACAGCTTTGAGGAGGCGCTCGGGATCGTAGGGCAGATTCCCAAATCGGCCAAGGTGATTCGATCTGACCAGACCGCGATGAGCACGGTGGCAGGGAACCTTTCGGCGGTGACCTATACCTCGCTTCGAGTCGCCCTCGACGCGATGAAGTACGGAGTTGATGTCCATGTGCTGCTGATCGACCAGGTCGAGGCGGGCGCGCAACCTGTCAAAGACGGACGGTATCAGCTTCGGCGCCCGGTTCTTCTGCTCTCGAGAAAAGAGCCGAACCCTGTGGCTGAAGCTTTCGCCGGATTTGCTCTGTCACAAGAAGGGCAAGACATTATCAGCGAGATGTATACCCCTTTCAACCCATCGGACGCGCAGCAGCCACAGCAAGGCCCCAAGCCATAG
- a CDS encoding CsbD family protein, whose translation MNQEPFTASWDQLKGALKTQWGRITDEDLLQIAGDLDKFKGTIQKRYGELQKEEVCKWANRWYARWTGQYQEYEEATSSS comes from the coding sequence ATGAACCAGGAGCCATTCACAGCGAGTTGGGACCAACTCAAGGGCGCGCTGAAGACGCAGTGGGGAAGGATCACGGACGAAGACCTCCTCCAGATCGCGGGCGATCTGGACAAGTTCAAGGGAACCATCCAGAAGCGGTACGGCGAATTGCAAAAAGAAGAGGTCTGCAAGTGGGCGAATCGCTGGTACGCCCGGTGGACCGGACAGTATCAAGAGTATGAAGAGGCAACGTCCAGTTCCTGA
- a CDS encoding formylglycine-generating enzyme family protein, with product MLCVAGLLTILAGLVAIDVAAPALAESRRAAEAEARKHGAPMVWVSDGTFIMGSPTGSKVQPSHEVYLHAFYIDKYEVTTARYAKFLNATGHNQPRLVPMLWEQVNLPYDGDRPVIGVTWRAAEAFCRWVGKRLPTEAEWEKAARGTDGRTYPWGDADPTFTLANYNKLVTRHTYSDSLRPVGSYETGQSPYGIYDMAGNASEWVADWYDEKYYATSPKSNPKGPASGDQKVLRGGSFRASPTDLNSTTRESYLPVDKVLYAGIRCAQDAF from the coding sequence ATGCTATGCGTCGCCGGACTGCTGACAATCCTAGCCGGGCTGGTCGCGATCGACGTCGCTGCGCCGGCGTTGGCGGAAAGTCGCCGAGCGGCTGAGGCGGAGGCCCGCAAGCACGGCGCTCCGATGGTGTGGGTTTCAGACGGGACGTTTATCATGGGGAGCCCGACGGGCTCCAAGGTTCAACCTTCTCATGAGGTGTATCTTCACGCGTTCTATATCGACAAGTACGAGGTGACGACGGCACGTTACGCGAAGTTCCTGAACGCAACCGGGCACAATCAGCCGAGGCTCGTGCCGATGTTGTGGGAGCAAGTCAACTTGCCCTATGACGGCGATCGGCCGGTGATCGGAGTCACATGGAGGGCAGCAGAGGCCTTCTGTCGTTGGGTCGGCAAGCGCCTGCCCACCGAGGCCGAGTGGGAAAAAGCGGCGCGAGGGACGGATGGACGCACATACCCCTGGGGCGATGCCGACCCGACCTTCACGCTGGCGAATTACAACAAGCTCGTTACACGCCATACCTACAGTGACAGTCTCAGGCCGGTGGGCAGTTATGAAACCGGCCAGAGTCCTTATGGGATTTACGACATGGCCGGGAACGCGTCGGAGTGGGTGGCGGACTGGTACGATGAGAAGTATTACGCCACGAGCCCGAAGAGTAATCCGAAGGGGCCGGCCAGCGGCGACCAGAAGGTGCTCCGAGGCGGGTCGTTTAGGGCTTCACCGACCGACCTGAATTCAACAACTCGGGAGAGCTACTTGCCTGTGGACAAGGTCCTCTACGCGGGGATCCGGTGCGCCCAAGACGCCTTCTAG
- a CDS encoding VIT1/CCC1 transporter family protein, with the protein MGTLHRHDPELARTLILDERFDLSLYRALREISSDEDAKKVLDELIQVEIQHLAFWQKFFDSTLDTLDLGRRVKLRVIVLACRLFGTTAVHLILEAIEVYGVRKYLALWKSYKGQPLGEALEGILMDEFKHEDALVTQLTERKINAEKIRNIFLGLNDGLVEILGAVSGFFGAFGDAVTVLIAASTTAVAGSLSMAAGAFLALNSEKEVKSTESLKKQFLGKASGSTDMEEQPFGSAVVVGLSYFIGALVPVLPVLFGATNALFSVLTAGLVIIVVSTILAFLSGMNVRRRIVMNLVIITAAVTITYAIGIAAKTLWGISV; encoded by the coding sequence ATGGGGACTCTTCACCGCCATGATCCCGAGCTCGCCCGGACGCTCATCCTGGACGAGCGGTTCGACCTGTCGCTCTATCGAGCGCTGCGGGAGATCTCGTCCGATGAGGACGCGAAGAAAGTGCTCGATGAGTTGATCCAGGTGGAAATTCAGCATCTGGCGTTCTGGCAGAAGTTCTTCGATTCCACGTTGGATACCCTCGATCTTGGCCGGCGCGTGAAGCTGCGCGTCATCGTCCTGGCGTGCCGGCTGTTCGGAACCACGGCGGTCCATCTGATTCTCGAAGCGATCGAAGTCTATGGCGTGCGGAAGTATCTCGCGCTCTGGAAAAGTTACAAGGGCCAGCCTTTGGGCGAGGCGCTCGAAGGCATTCTCATGGACGAGTTCAAACATGAGGACGCGCTCGTCACGCAACTGACCGAGCGAAAGATCAACGCGGAGAAGATCCGGAACATCTTCCTGGGATTGAACGACGGGCTGGTCGAAATCCTCGGAGCCGTGAGCGGGTTCTTCGGCGCCTTCGGCGACGCCGTGACGGTCTTGATCGCGGCCTCGACGACCGCCGTGGCGGGCTCGCTCTCGATGGCGGCCGGCGCCTTCTTGGCGTTGAATTCCGAGAAGGAGGTGAAATCGACCGAGTCCTTGAAGAAGCAGTTCTTGGGGAAGGCGAGCGGTTCGACCGATATGGAGGAACAGCCCTTCGGGTCGGCCGTGGTCGTCGGCTTGAGCTACTTTATCGGCGCGCTCGTGCCGGTCTTGCCGGTCCTCTTCGGCGCGACGAATGCCTTGTTTTCCGTGCTGACGGCCGGTCTCGTCATTATTGTCGTCTCCACGATTCTCGCCTTCCTGTCCGGCATGAATGTGCGGCGCCGGATCGTCATGAACCTCGTGATCATCACCGCGGCCGTCACCATTACCTATGCCATCGGTATCGCGGCAAAGACACTCTGGGGCATCTCCGTGTAA
- a CDS encoding DUF72 domain-containing protein, with translation MAHIFIGLSGYSYKPWQGPGRFYPEGLKSSEFLRYYATRYRTVELDGVWYRLPTEQTVRSWIEQTPSTFFFAPKAHRQITHMSRLKPEALSFAQLMLDRLAPLAESRRLGPILLQLPPNLRRDDARLADFLGKLPQGFRWAVEFRHDSWRVAEVEKLLTQHGVAWAAADTDEQPAERRDTAGFCYVRLRRSAYDETALAEWAEWLEKEAQAGKECFVYLKHEDEGSPWVWADHLLRLAGS, from the coding sequence ATGGCCCACATCTTCATCGGCCTCTCCGGGTATTCTTACAAACCCTGGCAGGGACCGGGGCGCTTCTACCCGGAAGGTCTGAAATCGTCCGAGTTCCTTCGCTACTACGCCACCCGCTACCGGACCGTCGAGCTTGATGGAGTCTGGTATCGCCTGCCGACCGAACAGACCGTTCGGTCGTGGATCGAGCAGACTCCCTCGACCTTTTTCTTTGCACCCAAAGCCCATCGCCAGATCACCCACATGTCCCGGCTGAAGCCGGAGGCGCTGTCGTTCGCGCAGCTCATGCTGGACCGGCTGGCGCCGCTGGCTGAGAGCCGGCGTCTCGGCCCGATCCTGCTGCAACTGCCGCCGAACCTGCGACGCGATGATGCTCGTCTTGCCGATTTCCTCGGCAAGCTGCCGCAGGGCTTTCGCTGGGCCGTCGAGTTTCGCCACGACTCGTGGCGCGTGGCCGAGGTAGAAAAGCTGCTGACACAGCATGGGGTCGCCTGGGCGGCCGCCGATACGGATGAGCAACCGGCTGAACGTCGCGACACGGCCGGTTTCTGCTACGTCCGCCTCCGTCGCAGCGCATATGACGAGACGGCGCTAGCCGAGTGGGCCGAATGGCTGGAGAAGGAGGCTCAAGCCGGGAAAGAGTGCTTCGTGTACCTCAAACACGAAGACGAAGGCTCGCCGTGGGTGTGGGCTGATCATCTGCTCCGACTTGCGGGAAGCTGA